Proteins co-encoded in one Leucobacter exalbidus genomic window:
- a CDS encoding aspartate aminotransferase family protein: MVSQGSEQSVMVNGYDPGAAAALTPAARALITRRERVLGSAYRLFYREPVHVVRGQGAHLFDADGHDYLDAYNNVPAVGHSNPRVQAAVAAQLATLNTHTRYLTDDVIDYAERLTAKFAPPLSQVIFTCTGSEAVDLAVRMARRVTGGEGIIVTRNAYHGTTSTVAEITPSLGPNNPIPARTALIDAPDSVRGSGGAAAIAAFTEQVRGAIAGFAAQGIPFAGMIVDSVLSSDGMRLEPAGFLAAAAQVVREAGGLYIADEVQPGFGRTGAWWGFERHGLVPDLVVVGKPMGNGVPIAAVVGSEHVFDAFGSEVRYFNTFGGNPVSIAAATAVLDEIEQRDLIAHSAAAGQRLSDGIRQIAADAKRVGAATHIAQVRGAGLFIAVEYVSPTDGVTPDPQAALAVVQGLRDRRILVSASGTYENVLKVRPPLVFDTEGTGTHPDTARFLEGFAAVTRDAGQ; the protein is encoded by the coding sequence ATGGTGTCTCAGGGCAGCGAACAATCGGTGATGGTGAATGGGTATGATCCGGGGGCCGCAGCGGCGCTCACGCCCGCGGCTCGCGCGCTGATCACGCGACGAGAACGCGTGCTCGGATCGGCGTACCGCCTGTTCTACCGTGAGCCGGTGCACGTCGTCCGCGGGCAAGGCGCCCACCTGTTCGACGCCGACGGTCACGACTACCTCGACGCCTACAACAACGTGCCGGCCGTGGGGCACAGCAACCCGCGCGTGCAGGCCGCCGTGGCCGCGCAGCTGGCCACGCTGAACACCCACACGCGCTACCTCACCGACGACGTCATCGACTACGCCGAACGGTTGACCGCGAAGTTTGCGCCGCCGCTGTCGCAGGTGATATTCACCTGCACCGGCAGCGAGGCGGTCGATCTCGCCGTGCGCATGGCGCGACGGGTGACGGGCGGCGAGGGCATCATCGTGACGCGCAACGCCTATCACGGCACCACCTCGACGGTCGCCGAGATCACGCCGAGCTTGGGCCCCAACAACCCGATTCCGGCGCGCACCGCCCTCATCGATGCCCCCGATTCGGTGCGGGGGAGCGGCGGCGCGGCAGCGATCGCGGCATTCACCGAGCAGGTGCGCGGCGCGATCGCGGGGTTCGCGGCCCAGGGCATTCCGTTCGCCGGCATGATCGTGGATTCGGTGCTGTCCAGCGATGGCATGCGCCTCGAACCGGCCGGGTTCTTAGCGGCGGCCGCGCAGGTCGTGCGCGAGGCGGGCGGCCTGTATATCGCCGACGAAGTGCAGCCCGGCTTCGGCCGCACGGGAGCCTGGTGGGGCTTCGAACGTCACGGCCTCGTGCCCGATCTTGTGGTGGTGGGCAAACCCATGGGCAACGGGGTGCCGATCGCCGCGGTGGTAGGGTCTGAACACGTGTTTGATGCGTTCGGCAGCGAGGTGCGGTACTTCAACACCTTCGGGGGCAACCCCGTGAGCATCGCCGCCGCGACCGCCGTGCTCGACGAGATCGAACAGCGCGACCTGATCGCGCACTCAGCGGCGGCGGGCCAGCGCCTCAGCGACGGGATTCGCCAGATCGCGGCCGACGCCAAACGGGTGGGCGCAGCCACCCATATCGCCCAGGTGCGCGGTGCCGGGCTGTTCATCGCGGTCGAATACGTCAGCCCGACAGACGGGGTGACCCCCGACCCGCAGGCGGCGCTGGCGGTGGTGCAGGGGCTGCGCGATCGCCGCATTTTGGTGAGCGCCTCGGGCACCTACGAGAACGTGCTCAAGGTTCGGCCGCCGCTCGTGTTTGATACCGAGGGCACGGGCACGCACCCCGACACCGCACGGTTCTTGGAGGGCTTCGCGGCCGTCACCCGCGATGCGGGCCAGTAA
- a CDS encoding DUF3817 domain-containing protein, which translates to MQLQPKPADFPRIRKALSVYKVTSVITGVMLLLLCAVMVMKYAFHVQLFLFTPTGFAEFVPLAPEGIDADFTGSGFDLFKAILIAHGWFYVVYLVSDFMLWSPMRWNFSKFLLIALGGVIPLMSFFLEAKIVRDVSSYLDEREAALAGAN; encoded by the coding sequence ATGCAGTTGCAGCCCAAACCCGCCGATTTTCCGCGCATTCGTAAGGCGCTGTCCGTATACAAGGTGACCTCGGTCATCACCGGTGTGATGCTGCTGTTGCTGTGCGCGGTCATGGTGATGAAGTACGCGTTTCACGTGCAGCTGTTCCTGTTCACGCCCACCGGTTTCGCGGAATTCGTGCCGCTCGCACCCGAGGGGATTGACGCCGACTTCACCGGCTCGGGCTTCGACCTGTTCAAGGCGATCTTGATCGCCCACGGCTGGTTCTACGTCGTCTACCTGGTCTCTGACTTCATGCTGTGGAGCCCGATGCGCTGGAACTTCTCGAAGTTCTTGCTCATCGCGCTGGGCGGCGTGATTCCCCTGATGTCGTTCTTCCTTGAAGCGAAGATCGTACGCGACGTCAGCTCCTACCTCGACGAGCGCGAAGCAGCGCTCGCGGGCGCAAACTAG
- a CDS encoding phosphotransferase, with protein sequence MLSAAQARPVLLRTHAIRASSLTVLGSELASTFRAETDTGAYAVKMQASGPRDFAVQLWRAEIADRLASLGHRVPEQVHTPDGALAALDEAGSAAPVFVSVTRWVDAVPYASAVAEPGAGARFGAHLGATAALLQRDLAGFPGPPRPLAHTWAAHTTADTIAQHTALLPAGPARDIGEAALLLHGRFIAPVAASLPRALVHQDLHDDNVLVGADGKIAAIIDFDDMLVGWRVAEPAIAAAYLARAADDPLAALRAVADGWQSELPFTTAEAETFAPIAAMRLALNTVVWASRMSGDRAGYAAARAQGSAAAFQVIAATLASPALTRPAAPRTRAHQHHRFAR encoded by the coding sequence ATGTTATCCGCAGCCCAGGCGAGGCCGGTGCTGCTGCGCACGCACGCGATTCGGGCGTCGTCGCTCACGGTGCTGGGCAGTGAGCTCGCCAGCACGTTTCGCGCCGAGACCGACACTGGGGCGTATGCGGTGAAGATGCAGGCCTCGGGGCCCAGGGATTTCGCGGTGCAGCTGTGGCGGGCCGAGATCGCTGACCGGCTCGCGTCGCTCGGCCATCGCGTACCCGAGCAGGTGCACACGCCCGACGGTGCGCTCGCGGCGCTTGACGAGGCCGGATCTGCAGCCCCCGTGTTCGTCTCGGTGACCCGTTGGGTCGATGCGGTGCCCTATGCCAGCGCGGTAGCTGAGCCCGGTGCTGGGGCCCGCTTTGGTGCGCACCTGGGCGCGACCGCTGCGCTGCTGCAGCGCGACCTCGCGGGCTTCCCCGGGCCACCTCGGCCGCTCGCGCACACCTGGGCCGCCCACACCACCGCTGACACGATTGCGCAGCACACCGCGTTGCTGCCTGCGGGGCCAGCGCGTGACATCGGCGAAGCGGCGTTGCTGCTGCATGGCCGCTTCATTGCGCCGGTCGCAGCGTCGCTCCCCCGCGCACTCGTGCATCAAGATCTGCACGACGATAACGTGCTGGTGGGCGCTGACGGCAAGATCGCCGCCATCATCGACTTTGACGACATGCTCGTGGGGTGGCGCGTTGCCGAGCCCGCGATTGCCGCCGCATACCTTGCGAGGGCCGCCGACGACCCGCTCGCTGCGCTTCGTGCGGTGGCCGACGGCTGGCAGTCAGAACTACCGTTCACGACGGCCGAGGCCGAAACGTTCGCCCCGATCGCCGCGATGCGGCTCGCCCTCAACACCGTGGTGTGGGCGAGCCGCATGTCGGGTGACCGGGCGGGCTACGCGGCTGCACGCGCGCAAGGGTCGGCCGCAGCGTTTCAGGTGATCGCCGCAACGCTGGCGTCGCCCGCACTTACGCGGCCCGCAGCTCCCCGCACACGCGCGCACCAGCACCATCGTTTCGCCCGATAA
- a CDS encoding asparaginase: protein MPVPPASRPSVLIFATGGTIGMRQTDQGLAPDPDFPEALERMVAGICAPIGVDPRVNHLLPAIDSSNAEADTAPRIARAIRARVRTHRPRGVVIAHGTDTLAYTAARLAFELSDIGCPVIVTGSQFAHGAPDTDAVDNLTLAIRAAVRASATAPVSIAFGGKLLPAVRASKCHTEALEGFRAERSLAPAPTGVPASEGEPRPRSARVLTYRFVPGVTAEDLRCATLGAPDALVLECYGSGNAPMARPGMLGTLREIGSRMPVVAITQCANGSVDLSRYAVGRELAAAGVIDGSDLTLEAAIAKLGFLLDRGISGPALRALVERNLVGECHGR from the coding sequence ATGCCCGTTCCCCCTGCTTCCAGACCCTCAGTTCTTATCTTCGCTACGGGTGGCACCATCGGTATGCGGCAGACTGACCAGGGGCTCGCCCCCGACCCCGATTTCCCCGAGGCGCTCGAGCGCATGGTGGCCGGTATTTGCGCGCCGATCGGTGTGGATCCCCGCGTCAATCATCTGCTGCCCGCCATCGATAGTTCGAACGCCGAGGCCGATACTGCGCCGCGCATTGCCCGCGCGATCAGGGCCCGCGTGCGCACGCACCGCCCCCGCGGTGTGGTGATCGCGCACGGCACCGACACGCTGGCCTACACCGCCGCGCGGCTGGCCTTCGAACTTTCTGACATTGGGTGCCCCGTGATTGTGACCGGCAGCCAGTTCGCCCACGGCGCCCCCGACACCGACGCGGTCGATAACCTCACGCTCGCGATTCGCGCTGCGGTGCGCGCCTCGGCGACCGCACCGGTGTCGATCGCGTTTGGCGGCAAGCTGCTGCCCGCGGTGCGCGCGTCGAAGTGTCACACCGAGGCCCTCGAGGGGTTTCGTGCTGAGCGGTCGCTCGCGCCAGCCCCCACGGGCGTGCCGGCGAGCGAGGGCGAGCCGCGGCCGCGTTCGGCGCGCGTGCTCACCTACCGGTTTGTGCCCGGTGTCACCGCCGAAGATCTGCGGTGCGCGACCCTCGGCGCCCCCGACGCGCTCGTGCTCGAGTGCTACGGCAGCGGCAACGCACCGATGGCCCGGCCCGGCATGCTCGGCACCCTGCGCGAGATCGGCTCACGCATGCCGGTCGTGGCGATCACGCAGTGCGCCAACGGCAGCGTCGATCTTTCGCGCTATGCCGTGGGGCGCGAACTCGCGGCGGCTGGCGTGATTGATGGCTCAGATCTGACGCTCGAGGCCGCCATCGCCAAGCTCGGCTTCCTGCTCGACCGCGGCATCTCGGGGCCCGCGCTGCGCGCACTCGTCGAACGCAATCTGGTCGGAGAATGCCACGGGCGCTAG
- a CDS encoding Bax inhibitor-1/YccA family protein, translating to MSNPALSKNPALNGKSLTAEELRRIYDQPAAQTQRPGVDQPATDTGFGAQQPPVITPSDKPMTYENTISKTVGLFLIVVAFAAVGWFIPALMLPGAIIGLVLGLVNSFKKEPSVPLIMLYGVFQGLFLGGISGVFEATWPGIVSQALIGTFSVFAVTLLLFRSGKVRTSPKMTKIVLIAMVGYALFSLINFGMMMFGAMDNPWGMRGVTVFGIPLGVIVGLLAVFLAAYSLVMDFELIQNGVKNRVPEKWGWSAAFGLMVTLIWLYVEILRILAILRGD from the coding sequence ATGAGTAACCCGGCTCTTAGTAAGAACCCAGCACTCAACGGTAAGTCACTTACCGCTGAAGAGCTGCGCCGCATCTACGATCAGCCCGCCGCACAGACCCAGCGACCGGGTGTTGATCAGCCCGCAACTGACACAGGCTTTGGGGCACAGCAGCCCCCCGTGATTACGCCCTCAGATAAGCCGATGACCTACGAGAACACCATCTCGAAGACCGTGGGCCTGTTCTTGATCGTGGTCGCGTTCGCGGCGGTCGGCTGGTTCATTCCGGCCCTCATGCTTCCCGGCGCCATCATCGGCCTCGTGTTGGGCCTCGTGAACTCCTTCAAGAAGGAGCCGAGCGTTCCGCTCATCATGCTGTACGGCGTCTTCCAGGGACTGTTCCTCGGTGGCATCTCGGGCGTCTTTGAGGCGACTTGGCCCGGCATCGTGTCGCAGGCACTCATCGGCACGTTCTCGGTGTTCGCCGTTACCCTGCTGCTTTTCCGCAGCGGTAAGGTACGCACGAGCCCCAAGATGACCAAGATCGTGCTCATCGCAATGGTGGGTTACGCACTCTTCTCGCTGATCAACTTCGGCATGATGATGTTCGGTGCGATGGATAACCCCTGGGGCATGCGCGGCGTCACCGTGTTTGGTATTCCGCTCGGCGTGATCGTCGGCCTGCTCGCAGTGTTCCTCGCGGCATACTCGCTCGTGATGGACTTCGAGCTGATTCAGAACGGTGTTAAGAACCGCGTGCCCGAGAAGTGGGGCTGGTCTGCAGCCTTCGGCCTGATGGTCACGCTGATCTGGCTCTACGTCGAGATTCTGCGCATCCTCGCGATTCTGCGCGGCGACTAA
- a CDS encoding SURF1 family cytochrome oxidase biogenesis protein — translation MSGSKTPEYLGEPTLARVMRRPQWILALLLALAVAAGFALLAQWQAGIAVQNQAQEQSDTETPRPLADLASATKGVTDAGAEMVALAGGEFAAEDFVVVSSRVNDGVEGSWVVGNLVTQAPNAEPGAHLAVAVGWSPNETAAQAIADQLSRDPALLDGSLIEGRYMVAEAPEVPRPDADPQALDTMMPAQLANVWGHVDGPVYAGFLVMHPSDPAELAALGLDPIDSFAPVPADAVNWLNVFYAIEWLVFGGFAVFFWYRLSRDAWEKEHEMQILEAEAAAEAAAAPASTEDTVAAAPNTARKVD, via the coding sequence GTGTCGGGCTCGAAGACCCCCGAATACCTGGGTGAGCCCACGCTCGCCCGGGTGATGCGGCGGCCCCAGTGGATCCTGGCACTGCTGCTCGCCCTCGCGGTGGCTGCCGGGTTTGCCCTGCTCGCGCAGTGGCAAGCCGGCATCGCCGTGCAGAACCAAGCGCAGGAACAAAGCGACACCGAAACACCGCGTCCACTCGCTGACCTGGCCTCGGCCACCAAGGGAGTCACCGATGCTGGCGCAGAAATGGTCGCCTTGGCCGGCGGCGAATTTGCCGCCGAAGACTTCGTGGTCGTTTCCTCCCGCGTGAACGACGGCGTCGAGGGCAGCTGGGTCGTGGGCAACCTCGTCACCCAGGCCCCCAACGCCGAGCCGGGCGCGCACCTCGCGGTCGCCGTCGGTTGGTCGCCGAACGAAACCGCGGCACAGGCGATCGCTGATCAGCTGTCGCGCGATCCGGCGCTGCTTGATGGCTCGTTGATTGAAGGCCGCTACATGGTTGCCGAGGCGCCCGAAGTGCCGCGGCCCGATGCCGACCCGCAGGCCTTGGACACCATGATGCCGGCGCAGCTGGCGAATGTGTGGGGGCACGTCGACGGGCCCGTGTACGCGGGATTCCTCGTGATGCACCCGAGTGACCCCGCCGAACTAGCCGCACTCGGGCTCGACCCGATCGACTCGTTTGCGCCCGTGCCCGCCGACGCCGTGAACTGGCTCAACGTGTTCTACGCGATTGAATGGCTCGTCTTTGGCGGATTCGCGGTCTTCTTCTGGTACCGACTGTCGCGCGATGCGTGGGAGAAGGAACACGAGATGCAGATCCTCGAGGCCGAAGCCGCCGCAGAGGCAGCTGCCGCGCCCGCGTCCACCGAAGACACCGTCGCCGCCGCACCCAACACCGCTCGAAAGGTAGACTAG
- a CDS encoding glycerophosphodiester phosphodiesterase family protein encodes MHSQPHRTLVIGHRGAPGYRPEHSESSYRLAFELGADAVEPDIVVSKDGVLVVRHENEISGTTDIAQRAEFAHLRTTKTIDGQKLTGWFTEDLTWAELATLRCRERLPKVRPDNCRFDGDEPMLRLRDVLAIVDDEARTRGRTLQTVVEIKHAAFYAGLGVDIGALLLAELGETGWADTPERLVIEAFELGVLDRLREAGVAATLIYLTERAGTAADEPQPGAASRPYAWYRSDEGLDLLAGRVNGISVAKADLLRLSALGRAVGATDLVDRAHARGLSVFTWTLRPENRYLNLRFQSSLHGEEWGRWQREFAMILASGIDGIFVDHPDLGVATRDA; translated from the coding sequence ATGCACAGCCAGCCTCATCGCACGCTCGTTATCGGCCACCGAGGCGCCCCGGGGTATCGGCCCGAGCATTCTGAATCGTCGTACCGGCTGGCGTTCGAACTGGGGGCCGACGCGGTCGAGCCCGACATTGTGGTTTCGAAAGACGGTGTGCTCGTGGTGCGGCACGAGAATGAGATCTCGGGCACCACCGATATTGCCCAGCGCGCTGAGTTCGCGCACCTGCGCACCACCAAGACGATTGATGGGCAGAAGCTCACGGGTTGGTTTACCGAGGATCTCACGTGGGCCGAGCTCGCCACGCTGCGCTGCCGAGAGCGGCTGCCCAAGGTGCGCCCCGATAACTGCCGCTTCGACGGTGACGAGCCCATGCTGCGGCTGCGCGACGTGCTCGCGATCGTCGACGACGAAGCGCGCACCCGCGGGCGCACGCTGCAGACCGTCGTCGAGATCAAGCACGCCGCGTTCTACGCTGGCCTGGGCGTCGACATTGGGGCGCTGCTGCTCGCAGAGCTCGGCGAGACCGGGTGGGCCGATACCCCCGAGCGGCTCGTCATCGAGGCCTTCGAACTCGGGGTGCTCGACCGGCTGCGCGAGGCGGGCGTTGCGGCGACGCTGATCTACCTGACCGAGCGTGCGGGCACTGCGGCAGATGAACCGCAGCCCGGCGCCGCTTCCCGCCCCTATGCCTGGTACCGCAGCGACGAGGGGCTCGACCTGCTGGCCGGCCGCGTCAACGGCATCAGCGTGGCGAAGGCCGACCTGCTGCGGCTGAGCGCGCTGGGCCGCGCGGTGGGCGCCACCGATCTGGTCGATCGCGCCCACGCCCGCGGCCTCAGCGTCTTCACCTGGACCCTGCGCCCCGAAAACCGCTACCTCAATCTGCGGTTCCAATCCTCACTGCACGGCGAAGAATGGGGCCGGTGGCAGCGAGAATTCGCGATGATTCTGGCCTCGGGCATCGACGGGATATTTGTTGACCACCCCGATCTAGGGGTGGCCACGCGCGACGCGTAG
- the guaA gene encoding glutamine-hydrolyzing GMP synthase, whose protein sequence is MAEQTGTAHRPVLVVDFGAQYAQLIARRVREAGVYSELVPHTISAAEVAEKQPLGIVLSGGPSSVYEEGAPQFDDSIFDMGIPVLGICYGFQVMARALGGTVGNTGDREYGATDATVVGDGGAILAGQPVDQNVWMSHGDAVQKAPEGFDVLASTSVTPVAAFGSPAKKMYGVQWHPEVKHSAFGQNVLENFLHTVAGIAPEWNAGNVIAEQVARIREQVGDSLVISAMSGGVDSAVSTALVHKAIGDQLTAVFVDHGLLRKGEREQVERDYVASTGVRLITVDDADTFLGHLAGVTDPETKRKIIGREFIRTFERVQRELVEEAKASGKSVKFLVQGTLYPDVVESGGGSGTANIKSHHNVGGLPDDLDFDLIEPLRTLFKDEVREIGRELGIPEEIVSRQPFPGPGLAIRIVGEVTRDNLEILREADAIARAELTAAGLDKTIWQCPVVLLADVRSVGVQGDGRTYGHPIVLRPVSSEDAMTADWTRVPYEVLARISNKITNQVPEVNRVVLDVTSKPPGTIEWE, encoded by the coding sequence ATGGCAGAACAAACAGGGACCGCGCACCGCCCAGTGCTCGTGGTCGACTTCGGCGCGCAGTATGCGCAGCTGATTGCCCGACGGGTGCGCGAGGCTGGGGTCTACTCAGAACTCGTACCGCACACCATCTCGGCGGCAGAGGTTGCTGAAAAGCAGCCGCTCGGCATCGTGCTCTCAGGCGGCCCCTCCTCGGTATACGAGGAAGGTGCACCCCAGTTTGACGACTCGATCTTCGATATGGGGATCCCCGTGCTGGGCATTTGCTACGGCTTCCAGGTCATGGCACGCGCACTCGGCGGCACCGTCGGTAACACCGGCGACCGCGAGTACGGTGCCACCGACGCAACGGTCGTGGGTGACGGCGGTGCGATTCTCGCCGGCCAGCCCGTCGACCAGAACGTCTGGATGAGCCACGGCGATGCCGTGCAGAAGGCCCCCGAGGGCTTCGACGTACTCGCCTCGACGAGCGTCACCCCCGTGGCTGCCTTTGGCTCGCCCGCCAAGAAGATGTACGGCGTGCAGTGGCACCCCGAGGTGAAGCACTCGGCTTTCGGCCAAAACGTGCTCGAGAACTTCTTGCACACCGTTGCTGGCATCGCTCCTGAGTGGAACGCCGGTAACGTGATCGCCGAGCAAGTGGCACGCATTCGCGAGCAGGTAGGCGACTCCCTGGTGATCTCGGCAATGTCTGGCGGCGTGGACTCGGCTGTTTCGACTGCGCTCGTGCACAAGGCCATCGGCGACCAGCTCACCGCTGTGTTCGTCGACCACGGTCTGCTGCGCAAGGGCGAGCGCGAACAGGTTGAGCGCGACTACGTCGCATCGACCGGTGTGCGCCTCATCACCGTTGACGACGCTGATACGTTCCTCGGCCACCTCGCCGGAGTCACTGACCCCGAGACGAAGCGCAAGATCATCGGTCGCGAGTTCATTCGCACCTTTGAGCGCGTTCAGCGCGAGCTCGTCGAAGAGGCGAAGGCCTCGGGCAAGTCCGTGAAGTTCCTCGTACAGGGCACCCTCTACCCCGACGTTGTTGAGTCGGGTGGCGGCTCTGGCACCGCGAACATCAAGTCGCACCACAACGTGGGCGGCCTGCCCGACGACCTCGACTTCGATCTCATCGAGCCGCTGCGCACCCTGTTCAAGGACGAGGTACGCGAGATTGGCCGCGAGCTGGGTATTCCCGAAGAGATCGTCTCACGTCAGCCGTTCCCCGGCCCCGGCCTGGCGATTCGTATCGTCGGCGAAGTAACGCGCGACAACCTCGAGATTCTGCGCGAGGCCGATGCGATTGCTCGCGCCGAGCTCACCGCAGCCGGTCTCGACAAGACGATCTGGCAGTGCCCGGTTGTGCTGCTCGCAGATGTACGCTCGGTGGGCGTGCAGGGCGACGGCCGCACCTACGGTCACCCGATCGTACTGCGCCCCGTTTCGAGCGAAGACGCGATGACCGCTGACTGGACGCGCGTTCCCTACGAGGTGCTTGCACGCATCTCGAACAAGATCACGAACCAGGTACCCGAGGTGAACCGCGTGGTGCTCGACGTCACGTCGAAGCCGCCGGGGACCATCGAGTGGGAGTAA
- a CDS encoding ATP-dependent helicase, with protein sequence MSDFELLDPSGLPIGGSFGAAGAANAADPLLEGLNPSQERAVVSRGPALLIVAGAGSGKTRVLTHRIAHLIRGREAWPSQILAITFTNKAAAEMRERIGDLLGGAAEGMWVSTFHSACVRILRRESERFGYVSGFTIYDSADSRALLKRIIKDTDAASYGFTPANASSKISKLKNELLDASAFRTTMNDADPRDRLFAEIFTMYDQELRRANAFDFDDLIGQTVQLFRAHPDVAAVYQRRFRHILVDEYQDTNHAQYSLIRELTRPTDPEQTMRLTPPARAAELDDNGVIPAASLTVVGDSDQSIYAFRGADIRNIVEFERDFVGAEVVKLEQNYRSTQNILSAANAVIGNNFDRQEKNLWTASGDGEKIVGFTGYSQHDEARFVAEEIEDLHRQGLAYGDVAVFYRTNSQTRALEELLIRSAIPYRVLGGTKFYERAEVKDAMAYLTSIANPYDPITWSRLLGAPKRGIGPMAEAHLAIFQEAHDLSFHEAMARAAEVPQLGPKLRGSVLALADMLARATQMAVGGGTTDVEGDEAQPAPVGDVLKLILDETEMIEKLRAKRDPQDDARAENLEELLAVAREFDVKHPGAGLIAFLTEVSLVAAVDDLDDTSGTVSLMTMHTAKGLEFKAVFITGVEEGLLPHQMSVDETGGINEERRLMYVGITRARERLYLTLASTRATFGDISAAMPSRFLQEIPEGLVHWRQSPGEVTSRGGTQSRALNAPRGTGGGYAQRPSRDSSVAFGGPSQGSSAALQEPSNGNMQSALEKWRERKRLAKEAQASGGGFPNTIALGARDNSSLALAAGDRIKHDQYGPGRVTAITGEGTKRVAHVVFDSVGERKLLVKLAPIEKITE encoded by the coding sequence ATGAGTGACTTCGAACTTTTGGACCCTTCTGGCCTGCCGATTGGTGGCTCCTTCGGTGCTGCGGGTGCCGCGAACGCTGCAGACCCGCTGCTCGAAGGGCTGAACCCCTCACAAGAGCGAGCCGTGGTGAGTCGCGGCCCCGCGCTCTTGATTGTGGCGGGCGCCGGGTCGGGTAAAACGCGGGTGCTCACCCACCGCATCGCGCACCTGATTCGCGGGCGCGAGGCCTGGCCGAGCCAAATTCTCGCCATTACCTTCACCAATAAGGCCGCCGCCGAGATGCGCGAGCGCATTGGCGACCTGCTCGGGGGAGCCGCCGAGGGCATGTGGGTGTCGACCTTCCACTCGGCGTGCGTGCGCATTTTGCGCCGCGAGTCTGAACGCTTCGGGTACGTCTCGGGGTTCACGATCTACGATTCGGCAGACTCACGCGCACTCTTGAAGCGCATCATCAAAGACACCGATGCGGCCAGCTACGGCTTCACGCCCGCAAACGCGAGCAGCAAGATTTCGAAGCTGAAGAACGAACTCCTCGACGCCTCGGCGTTTCGCACGACCATGAACGACGCTGACCCGCGCGACCGACTCTTCGCCGAGATCTTCACGATGTACGACCAAGAGCTTCGCCGGGCCAACGCATTCGACTTTGACGATCTCATCGGGCAGACCGTGCAGCTGTTTCGCGCGCACCCCGATGTTGCCGCGGTGTACCAGCGCAGGTTTCGCCACATCTTGGTTGACGAGTACCAAGACACCAACCACGCGCAGTACTCGCTCATTCGTGAGCTCACGCGGCCTACCGACCCCGAGCAGACGATGCGGCTCACCCCGCCGGCGCGGGCGGCAGAACTCGATGACAACGGTGTGATTCCCGCCGCGAGCCTCACCGTGGTGGGCGACTCTGACCAGTCGATTTACGCGTTTCGCGGGGCAGACATTCGCAACATCGTCGAGTTCGAACGCGACTTTGTGGGCGCCGAGGTCGTCAAGCTTGAGCAGAACTACCGCTCAACCCAAAACATTCTCTCGGCCGCCAACGCGGTCATCGGCAACAACTTCGACCGGCAAGAGAAAAACCTGTGGACCGCCTCGGGCGACGGCGAGAAGATCGTCGGGTTCACCGGTTACTCGCAGCACGACGAAGCCCGCTTCGTGGCCGAAGAGATTGAAGACCTGCACCGGCAGGGGCTCGCCTACGGCGATGTCGCGGTGTTCTACCGCACCAACTCGCAGACGCGCGCCCTCGAAGAGCTGCTGATTCGCTCAGCGATTCCCTACCGGGTGCTCGGCGGCACCAAGTTCTACGAGCGTGCTGAGGTAAAGGACGCGATGGCCTACCTCACGAGCATCGCCAACCCCTACGACCCGATTACCTGGTCGCGGCTGCTCGGCGCCCCCAAACGGGGCATCGGCCCGATGGCCGAAGCCCACCTCGCGATCTTCCAAGAGGCCCACGACCTCTCATTCCACGAGGCGATGGCGCGCGCGGCCGAGGTGCCGCAGCTTGGGCCCAAACTGCGCGGCTCGGTGCTCGCCCTCGCCGACATGTTGGCGCGCGCGACGCAGATGGCCGTGGGCGGCGGCACCACAGATGTCGAGGGTGACGAAGCGCAGCCGGCACCGGTGGGCGATGTGCTCAAGCTGATTCTTGACGAGACCGAGATGATCGAGAAGTTGCGTGCCAAGCGCGACCCGCAAGATGATGCTCGCGCTGAGAACCTCGAAGAGCTGCTCGCCGTGGCCCGCGAGTTTGACGTTAAGCATCCGGGCGCAGGGCTCATCGCGTTTCTCACTGAGGTGAGTCTCGTCGCGGCCGTTGACGACCTCGACGACACGAGCGGCACCGTCTCGCTGATGACGATGCACACCGCCAAGGGCCTCGAGTTCAAGGCCGTGTTCATCACGGGCGTGGAAGAGGGGCTGCTGCCGCACCAGATGTCGGTCGACGAAACCGGCGGCATCAACGAAGAACGACGACTCATGTACGTGGGCATTACCCGCGCACGCGAGCGCCTCTACCTCACCCTCGCCTCCACCCGCGCCACCTTCGGTGATATCTCGGCCGCCATGCCCTCGCGATTCCTGCAGGAAATTCCTGAGGGGCTCGTGCACTGGCGCCAGTCACCGGGCGAGGTCACCAGCCGCGGCGGTACCCAGTCGCGCGCGCTCAACGCGCCGCGCGGCACTGGCGGCGGGTACGCGCAGCGCCCCAGCCGCGACTCGAGCGTGGCCTTTGGTGGCCCCTCTCAGGGCAGCAGTGCCGCCCTGCAAGAACCGTCGAACGGCAATATGCAGTCGGCGCTCGAGAAATGGCGCGAACGCAAACGCCTCGCGAAAGAGGCACAAGCCTCGGGCGGCGGGTTCCCCAACACAATCGCGCTCGGCGCCAGAGACAACAGCAGTCTTGCGCTCGCCGCGGGCGATCGCATCAAACACGACCAGTACGGCCCGGGCCGAGTCACCGCGATCACCGGCGAGGGCACCAAACGGGTGGCGCACGTGGTGTTCGACTCGGTGGGCGAACGCAAGCTGCTGGTCAAGCTGGCCCCCATCGAGAAAATCACCGAGTGA